The Bifidobacterium eulemuris genome includes a window with the following:
- a CDS encoding PRTRC system protein E, whose protein sequence is MPPFQQLFSSNEFWTSVIVALVSGGGVGGLIGAWSSRRKDAADVARMATDILTKDVVQPLRDQLDYQESQITHLETVQERYFKSVAYTRRLFHWLQDFCELVNPDFLARHPKPALPDELRADVAPETIAAVHKDIRGKDSIPVIKED, encoded by the coding sequence ATGCCGCCTTTCCAGCAATTGTTTTCGTCCAACGAGTTCTGGACCAGCGTCATCGTCGCATTGGTCAGCGGCGGCGGCGTCGGCGGACTGATAGGCGCGTGGTCCAGTCGCAGGAAGGACGCGGCCGATGTGGCGCGCATGGCTACGGACATCCTCACGAAGGATGTCGTGCAACCGTTGCGTGACCAATTGGACTATCAGGAGTCGCAGATCACGCATTTGGAGACCGTGCAGGAGCGGTATTTCAAAAGCGTCGCCTATACGCGGCGCTTGTTCCACTGGCTGCAGGATTTCTGCGAGCTGGTGAATCCGGATTTTCTGGCGCGTCATCCGAAACCGGCTCTGCCTGACGAGCTGCGCGCCGATGTAGCGCCGGAGACGATAGCGGCCGTCCATAAGGACATCCGCGGTAAAGATTCCATTCCCGTTATTAAGGAGGATTAG